The Gemmatimonadaceae bacterium genome contains the following window.
GCCCGAGCGTGCTCTCCACTTCGATGGTCCCTCCGTGCTCCTGCACGATGCCGTAGCAGATGGAGAGGCCGAGCCCCGTCCCCTGCCCAGGCTCCTTGGTCGTATAGAACGGCTCGAAGATCTTGCCCAACTCGCTGCGGGCGATGCCGTGGCCCTGGTCCACCACCTCAAGAATGGCCCCGTGCTCGGCGTCCGGGCCCGCCTTGGACACGATCTGCACCGTGCCGCGCTCGCCCATCGCGTCCATCGCGTTGATGAGCAGGGCCATCAACACCTGCACGAGTTGCTCGGAGTTCGCCTGCGGCACGCGCCCGATGGTGGGGTCCAGTTCGGTCACCACACCCAGCTTCTTGAAGCGCACGTGGTGCTTGAGCAGGAACAGCGTGCGCTCCACCACCTCATTGATGTTCACGCGCTCCTTGCGCGCCTGCTTGGGTCGGCTGAAGTCGAGCAGGCCGTCCACGATCTGCTTGCAGCGCACGACCTCGTTCTCGATGATGCCGACGAAGTCGTGCGTCTCCGGCGCAATCGTCACGCCGCTCTTCACCAAGTCCTCGATGCGGTAGCTCAGGGACTCGGCGCAGGCCGCGATGGTGGCCAGCGGGTTGTTGATCTCGTGCATCACGCCGGCCGCGAGCTGGCCGATGGCCGCGAGCTTCTCCGCCTGGGAGAAGCGCGCCTGCGCCTCCTTCCAGTCGGTGACGTCCTCGCCGATGGTGATGACGTGGGTGACGGGCCCGTCGCCCAGGCGCATCGGGATCTTGGTGATGCGATACGTCCGCGCCTCGCCGGAGGCCACGGACTCCATCTGGTATTCCTGCATACGGCCAGTCGAGAACACGTCGTCGAACTCGCGGCGCAGCATCTCCGCCGGCTGGCGGTGCAGAATCTGGAAGATGGTCTTGCCGATGGCCTGCTCGCGGGACACGCCCTGCATGCCGGTCTCGCGCTTGCGATTCCAGCTTTGGATCTTGTACTCGCGGTCAATCACGTACAGGCCGAGTGGCAGCGAGTCGATGATCTTCTCGGTGAATCGGCGGCCGCGCTCGATCTCGGCCGTGCGTGCCGCGACCTCGACCTCCAGCTGCCGCGATCGCTCGGCGTGGGCCAACTCCGGGGCGAGCAGGTTGGCCAAGGTCATCAGGGCCATCCGCTCTTCATCGCCGAGGGTGCGCGTGGTGCGCACCGCGAGAGCCCCGACGCGCCGGTCGCCGAGGACGATCGGCGCCACGTCGAGGTCGGCGACACTGGCCAAGGTATCGCCGAGCCGCAGCGCACCGCGCACGTCATCCTCGATGGTCGACTCGGTGCCCACGCACCATCCGCGCGAGAGCCCCTGCGGCGTATGCAGCCACAGCGAGACCTCAGCAGCGTCGAGGAAGGCCCGCAGGGTGCCGAGGGCGCGCTCTACCGTGCTCTCAACCGAGCGGGCCGCGGCCAGCTCCGTGCTGATGCCGGCGAGCGCGGAGAGGGCGCGTGCCGCGCGGGCGTCGGCGGCGTCGGGAGGCAAAGGGCTTGTCACAGGTTCCTGGCGGTGTCGCGAGGGAAGCTATGGATGGGCCCCGAAGGCGACAAGAGAATGGACGCCCCTGCTTGCCGCAGTGACAGTCCGGATGTCGCGGAGGCAGCCCAGTGCGCCGTGTCGGCAAGTCCCGCGTGGCACGCCCGATGCGCATCTCGTCGCCGACGGGGCGCGACAGGCCTCGAGACCACCAACCGATCCAAGTGGAGGAGCCAACCAATGGTGTACCGCACGACCTTGGCGCCGCTGTTCACGCTGCGCCGCGAGATGGACCGCCTGTTTGACGACGTCGTGGGCCGCGGCAGCGAGTCCGCGAGCCAGTGGGTGCCGGCCGTGGATGTCCGGGAGGACGAGCAGGGCTATCGCTTTGAGCTGGAGCTGCCGGGTGTGGATCCGGCGCGCGTGGAGATCACGGCCGACAACGGCGTGCTCACCGTGCGTGGAGACAAAGTGTCCGAGCGCCGTGAGTCCGAGTCGGCGCGCTGGCACGTCGTGGAGCGCGTGACGGGCTCGTTCCGTCGCAGCTTCCAGCTGCCGCAGAACGTCGCCGAGGACCGCATCGAGGCCGACTTCGCGCAGGGCCTGCTGACCGTGCGGGTGCCGAAGGCGGAGCTGCCCAAGCCCAAGAAGATCGAGATCAAGGTCTGAGCGACGCGCAGGGACGCGTGGGTCCGGGGGCCGGCGGCCGGGGGGTCCGCCGCGCGCTCGGATCCGCGTGTGCGGCGTGAAGAATCGTGGCGGGCTGGCAGCTGTGCCCTGCCACCGCCTGCGCCGCTCGATCTGCGACGACCTAGAGCTTCGCGATCTCCGCGAGGATCTCCGCGTTCTCGCGCCGGTGCCCTGGCGTCGCCTCGACGTGGGACCAGCGCACGACGCCTTGCTTGTCGATTAGGAAGTAGGCGCGGTTCGAGAAGAACGTGTGCTCCAGCAGGGTGCCGTAGGCCCGCGAGACCTGGCGCCGGAAATCCGAGGCCAGCTCGACCGCCAACTTGTACTGTGCCTTGTAGGCCTTGAGCGACGGCACGGCATCCACGCTGATGGGAATGACGACGACGTCCTGCCGCTCGAACTCCGCGTACTCGTCCGTGAACGCGCACATCTCGGCCGTGCAGGTCGAGGTGAAGGCCAGCGGAAAGAACGCCAGCAGCACGTTCGACTTGCCGCGGAAGCTGGAGAGCGTGACCTGCGCCCCACTGGTGGTGTCGACCGTGAAGTCGGGGGCGACGGAGC
Protein-coding sequences here:
- a CDS encoding redoxin domain-containing protein, yielding MTSTQVSAVPAVGSVAPDFTVDTTSGAQVTLSSFRGKSNVLLAFFPLAFTSTCTAEMCAFTDEYAEFERQDVVVIPISVDAVPSLKAYKAQYKLAVELASDFRRQVSRAYGTLLEHTFFSNRAYFLIDKQGVVRWSHVEATPGHRRENAEILAEIAKL
- a CDS encoding PAS domain-containing protein gives rise to the protein MPPDAADARAARALSALAGISTELAAARSVESTVERALGTLRAFLDAAEVSLWLHTPQGLSRGWCVGTESTIEDDVRGALRLGDTLASVADLDVAPIVLGDRRVGALAVRTTRTLGDEERMALMTLANLLAPELAHAERSRQLEVEVAARTAEIERGRRFTEKIIDSLPLGLYVIDREYKIQSWNRKRETGMQGVSREQAIGKTIFQILHRQPAEMLRREFDDVFSTGRMQEYQMESVASGEARTYRITKIPMRLGDGPVTHVITIGEDVTDWKEAQARFSQAEKLAAIGQLAAGVMHEINNPLATIAACAESLSYRIEDLVKSGVTIAPETHDFVGIIENEVVRCKQIVDGLLDFSRPKQARKERVNINEVVERTLFLLKHHVRFKKLGVVTELDPTIGRVPQANSEQLVQVLMALLINAMDAMGERGTVQIVSKAGPDAEHGAILEVVDQGHGIARSELGKIFEPFYTTKEPGQGTGLGLSICYGIVQEHGGTIEVESTLGQGTTFRVTLPVVAA
- a CDS encoding Hsp20/alpha crystallin family protein; the encoded protein is MVYRTTLAPLFTLRREMDRLFDDVVGRGSESASQWVPAVDVREDEQGYRFELELPGVDPARVEITADNGVLTVRGDKVSERRESESARWHVVERVTGSFRRSFQLPQNVAEDRIEADFAQGLLTVRVPKAELPKPKKIEIKV